A stretch of DNA from Mucilaginibacter daejeonensis:
TCGTAAACCAATTATAACCCCCTTATTGACATGATCCCTACCGTTCCCACTTCAGTGGTGGTAAAGGACACCGTTGCCAATCCGGCACCGCTTGGCCTTTGTGCATTTGGCATGACCACCGTGTTACTCAATATCCATAACGCCGGCATCACCGAACTCAGTTCCATGATACTGGCCATGGGCATATTTTACGGCGGTACCGCTCAGGTAATCGCAGGTATCATCGAAGCTAAAAAGAACAACACCTTCGGGCTCACGGCCTTCACCTCCTATGGCTTTTTTTGGCTCACGTTGGTGGCGTTCATCGTACTGCCCAAATTGGGTTGGATGGAACCGGCCAGTAACGCCTCCAAGATCGCGTTCCTGAGCATGTGGGGCTTTTTTACATTTTGCCTGTTCTTTGGCACCTTGAGATTGAACCGTGCACTACAATTCGTATTCGGTTCATTGACGATACTTTTTGCGCTACTGGTTTGGGGCGATGCTTCGGGCAACGCGATCATCACTCATATTGCCGGTTACGAAGGGATCATTTGCGGCGCCTCGGCCATATACACAGGCATAGCAGGCGTACTTAACGAGGTATATGGCAAAACAGTATTACCTGTAGGACCGGTTACTGCCAACTAATGAGTAAGTTTGCGCTGTGAAAGATTATAAGAAATATTACCACATCAGTGCAAGCCCTCAGGATATATACGCGGCCATCACCAACCCAGCTACCATACAACTATGGACAGGCGAAGCGGCCGAGATGAGCACCGAAGTGGGCAGCGAATTCAGCTTGTGGGAAGGCAGCATAGTAGGCCGCAACCTTGAATTTGACGAAGGCAAAAAGATAGTACAGCAATGGTATTTCGACGGCCAGGAGGAGCAGTCTATCGTGACCATCAAGTTACACCCCGATAAGCATGGCACCTCCGTAGAGTTGCGCCACATCAACATACCGGATGAAGCTTACAATGACATCGTTGAAGGCTGGAACAACGTTTACTTTGGCAGCATAGCCGAGTTTTACGAAGGATTCTGATAATTATCCTATAAAAAGAAAGTCCTCTTTGCAGATGCAAAGAGGACTTTCTTTTTATGCGCCTAACGGCTTACAGATTGTTCAGGGTCTCCTGCTCTTTCAATGCCTGAATGTTGTTCTTGGAATTAAAATCTTCGGTCTCGCTGGCAAAGTCTTCCAGGATCGCGGCAATATTATCCAGGTTATCGGCTACACGCTGGTGCATATCAGGCAGGTCTTTTTCAAGGCGTTTGTTGCCCAGGTCAATGTTGTCTACCTCTATCTTTCCCAGCTTCTGTATAATGGCCTGCTGGCTGTTCTTCAGATCTTCCAACTCGTGTACGATCTTTTCCATCAGTTCTGATCTTTTGATCTTATCCATAACGTGTCTTTCTATTTGGTACACTCTATTAAGTATTTATATCACAAAAAGTTTGGATAACCGATTATAACTAATAAATTAGTTATTAAAACATTTATCTATGAAGCTTACTTTGCTTTCTATGTTAGCTGGGCTGATGACGATCATCGGTCCTCGATCAGTGCATGGCCAAACAGTGGACCAAGCCAAACTTTTAGAATATTATCAGGCCCAAAAGTACGTGGACGCTGCCGCCTATCTCAAAAGCGTATACACCGAACCGGTGACCGATCCGGTAGCCCTACGCAACTTAGCCTACACTGCTCAAATGGCCGGCAAACTGACCGATGCCGAGACCTATTATACGAGGCTTTATAATATCGATAGTACGAGATCGAGCGTGCTGAATAGCTTGGCTGGCATCAACCTGCGCCGCGGTAACCTGGTCAAGGCGGGTGACTATTTTGGGCGGATCCTCGCGGCGGATACGGCTAACTTTTATGTGCTAACGCAGTTGGCCAACATCAGCTTGCGGCAGCGCGATACCGTTCACCTGATCAGTTACCTGGAGCAAGCCAACCGGGTGAACGCTGAGGATGCCGACGTGGCATCGGATCTGAGCGACAGGTATGTGGAAAAGCGCAGATTCAAGGATGCTGAAGGGGTATTGAGCAAAGCCATCGCGGTCGACTCGCAAAACGTGATCTTATTGCAGAGCCTGATCAAGCTCACCCACAAACAGCGCAAGTGGCCCGAGACCGTAAAAGTAGGTAACCAGCTTTTAAAACTTGGCGATGGTGGCTACCAAACCGCCATCAAACTGGGGCAAGCCTACTTCAACCTCAAAAATTATGAGTGCTGCCTGGAGGTGTTGGCCAACCTGGATATGATGCAACAGACCGAGGCCTCCTACTATTACATGGGTATGAGTTTCAAAAGACTGAAACGTTATCCGCAAGCGATAGAGAATTTAGAGAAGGCCATTAGCGAAGGGATCTCACCTGCCATTGCCAGCTATTATGGCGAGATCGGTAACAGCTACAACGAGACCAAGCGCAACCTAAGGGCGCTTACCGCCTACCAAAAGGGTTTGCAGTTCGGCGATAGCCCGATGATCTTTTATTCGCTGGCAACGCTTTATGATACTGACCTAAAAAAGAAGGCACTTGCGGTCAGATACTTCAAAAAGTACCTGGCCACCCGTCCCGCATCAGACCAGCAAGCATTGGTGGATTATACCAAAAGCCGCATCACTGCACTCACCGAAAGGTAGCTTAACGTTGCATCAATCGGGCAACATATTTGCCTATAATGTCAAATTCAAGGTTAACAGTAAAGCCCTGACGAACGTTCTGCAGGTTGGTATGTTCGTAGGTATAAGGAATGATGGCTACAGAAAAGCTATTGGCTTGCGAATTGACCACAGTAAGGCTGATACCATTTACGCAAACAGATCCTTTCTCTACGGTCACGTTGCCAGGCAAGGTGTCGTAAGTAAAAGTGTACTCCCAGCTACCGGGTAACTCGCGGTAACCGGTGCAAACCGCGGTTTGGTCCACGTGGCCCTGCACGATGTGGCCGTCCAGC
This window harbors:
- a CDS encoding acetate uptake transporter, whose product is MIPTVPTSVVVKDTVANPAPLGLCAFGMTTVLLNIHNAGITELSSMILAMGIFYGGTAQVIAGIIEAKKNNTFGLTAFTSYGFFWLTLVAFIVLPKLGWMEPASNASKIAFLSMWGFFTFCLFFGTLRLNRALQFVFGSLTILFALLVWGDASGNAIITHIAGYEGIICGASAIYTGIAGVLNEVYGKTVLPVGPVTAN
- a CDS encoding SRPBCC domain-containing protein, which translates into the protein MKDYKKYYHISASPQDIYAAITNPATIQLWTGEAAEMSTEVGSEFSLWEGSIVGRNLEFDEGKKIVQQWYFDGQEEQSIVTIKLHPDKHGTSVELRHINIPDEAYNDIVEGWNNVYFGSIAEFYEGF
- a CDS encoding tetratricopeptide repeat protein, encoding MKLTLLSMLAGLMTIIGPRSVHGQTVDQAKLLEYYQAQKYVDAAAYLKSVYTEPVTDPVALRNLAYTAQMAGKLTDAETYYTRLYNIDSTRSSVLNSLAGINLRRGNLVKAGDYFGRILAADTANFYVLTQLANISLRQRDTVHLISYLEQANRVNAEDADVASDLSDRYVEKRRFKDAEGVLSKAIAVDSQNVILLQSLIKLTHKQRKWPETVKVGNQLLKLGDGGYQTAIKLGQAYFNLKNYECCLEVLANLDMMQQTEASYYYMGMSFKRLKRYPQAIENLEKAISEGISPAIASYYGEIGNSYNETKRNLRALTAYQKGLQFGDSPMIFYSLATLYDTDLKKKALAVRYFKKYLATRPASDQQALVDYTKSRITALTER
- a CDS encoding riboflavin synthase; its protein translation is MFTGIIETLGRVADLQQEQGNVHLTITSDISSQLKIDQSVSHNGVCLTVVAVADGQHTVTAIEETLNKSNIGLLRVGDLVNLERCMQMNARLDGHIVQGHVDQTAVCTGYRELPGSWEYTFTYDTLPGNVTVEKGSVCVNGISLTVVNSQANSFSVAIIPYTYEHTNLQNVRQGFTVNLEFDIIGKYVARLMQR